A DNA window from Halorubrum sp. DM2 contains the following coding sequences:
- a CDS encoding CBS domain-containing protein, with protein MSLTARDLMEPDVKTVSPDDDVAEVFKRFARYEFSGFPVVDDDERVVGVITESDLVDLFEPEDETLWIPIGLPPFVDTLSYQVKRPWADLDLGVDLIRNADRPISEVMSADVATVTPDASVDAVLDLLVGDDPDINRVPVVDSDGRLVGIIARQDVIRAFRDKRLD; from the coding sequence ATGTCCCTGACTGCCCGCGATCTCATGGAACCGGACGTGAAGACGGTGTCCCCGGACGACGACGTCGCCGAGGTGTTCAAGCGGTTCGCCCGCTACGAGTTCAGCGGGTTCCCGGTCGTCGACGACGACGAGCGAGTGGTCGGGGTGATCACCGAGTCCGACCTCGTCGACCTGTTCGAGCCCGAAGACGAGACGCTGTGGATCCCGATCGGACTCCCGCCGTTCGTGGACACCCTCTCGTATCAGGTGAAGCGGCCGTGGGCCGACCTCGATCTCGGGGTCGACCTGATCCGCAACGCGGACCGCCCGATCTCCGAGGTGATGAGCGCCGACGTGGCGACGGTGACGCCCGACGCGAGCGTCGACGCCGTGCTGGATCTCCTCGTCGGCGACGACCCCGACATCAACCGCGTGCCCGTGGTCGATTCGGACGGGCGGCTCGTCGGGATCATCGCCCGGCAGGACGTGATCCGCGCGTTCCGCGACAAGCGACTGGACTGA
- a CDS encoding mechanosensitive ion channel family protein has translation MIGGLGTRFGAVLSDVATTEGRIAVTAGIALVTLAIGWLLLPRAVRAGERTVSGWVEQFLDNRAGKSTEGAVETLREGVPTSFLLRLAVGFLQLALFALAGVAVLTLWGRFDLVVAVRPVAEDGVRIGAQVLVSAVLLGGVYVASDALEAYVADLSAGSDRITAHQEQLLTRLAQVGLLVLALITVLGIWGVNLGGLLVGAGFLGIVLGMAARQTLGSLIAGFVLMFARPFEIGDWVEIGSEEGFVTDITIMNTHMRNFDGEYVVVPNDLVANQAITNRSREGRLRIHMEVGIGYDDDPDEAAAIAEEVLNGIDHIANNPQPYAIPSGFGDSAILLDLRFWIDPPTPQARWRSKAIAVERIQDRFVDAGISIPYPQRTVSYPPDTAEAADTVERVERTDEDGDGRSDNRPA, from the coding sequence GTGATAGGCGGACTGGGCACGCGATTCGGCGCGGTGTTGAGCGACGTCGCGACCACGGAGGGACGGATAGCGGTCACCGCCGGTATCGCCCTCGTGACGCTCGCGATCGGCTGGCTGCTGCTTCCCAGAGCCGTCCGCGCCGGAGAGCGGACCGTCTCGGGGTGGGTCGAGCAGTTCCTCGATAACCGGGCGGGAAAGTCGACCGAGGGTGCGGTCGAGACGCTCCGCGAGGGCGTCCCGACGTCGTTCCTTCTCCGGTTGGCGGTCGGCTTCCTACAGCTCGCGCTGTTCGCGCTCGCGGGCGTCGCCGTCCTGACGCTGTGGGGACGGTTCGACCTCGTGGTCGCGGTGCGGCCCGTCGCGGAGGACGGCGTCCGGATCGGGGCGCAGGTCCTCGTCTCGGCGGTGTTGCTCGGCGGGGTCTACGTCGCCAGCGACGCGCTGGAGGCGTACGTCGCCGACCTGTCGGCCGGCAGCGACCGGATCACCGCCCATCAGGAGCAGCTCCTCACCCGGCTCGCGCAGGTCGGGCTGCTCGTGCTCGCGCTGATCACCGTCCTCGGCATCTGGGGCGTGAACCTCGGCGGCCTCCTCGTCGGGGCCGGCTTCCTCGGGATCGTCCTCGGGATGGCGGCCCGGCAGACCCTGGGGTCTCTCATCGCCGGCTTCGTGCTGATGTTCGCCCGGCCGTTCGAGATCGGCGACTGGGTGGAGATCGGCAGCGAGGAGGGGTTCGTCACCGACATCACGATCATGAACACCCACATGCGCAACTTCGACGGGGAGTACGTCGTGGTGCCCAACGACCTCGTCGCCAATCAGGCGATCACGAACCGGAGCCGCGAGGGCCGCCTCCGGATCCACATGGAGGTCGGGATCGGGTACGACGACGATCCCGACGAGGCGGCGGCGATCGCCGAGGAGGTCCTCAACGGGATCGACCACATCGCGAACAACCCCCAGCCGTACGCGATCCCCTCCGGGTTCGGCGACTCGGCGATCCTGCTCGATCTCAGGTTCTGGATCGATCCCCCGACGCCGCAGGCGCGGTGGCGGTCGAAGGCGATCGCGGTCGAGCGGATCCAAGACCGCTTCGTCGACGCGGGAATTTCGATCCCGTACCCGCAGCGGACGGTCTCGTACCCGCCCGACACGGCGGAGGCGGCGGATACCGTCGAGCGCGTCGAGCGGACCGACGAGGACGGCGACGGTCGCTCGGACAACCGACCCGCCTGA
- a CDS encoding metal-dependent hydrolase: MYRNGHIGASLAVYAPFGFLVTALVSLEAGLLGALGVASTAMVPDLDVRVPFVKHRGITHTVWFALLVGAAFGTVGLALGVRNDAATALLFGGVGFLFGAGTIVSHLLADALTPMGVRPYAPVRDDEYTLDLFAAANPVANYALLGLGGVAAAVALVAGEAVSV; encoded by the coding sequence GTGTACCGCAACGGCCACATCGGGGCGTCGCTCGCCGTCTACGCTCCGTTCGGGTTCCTCGTCACCGCGCTCGTCTCGCTTGAGGCCGGACTGCTCGGTGCCCTCGGCGTGGCGTCGACGGCGATGGTACCCGACCTCGACGTGCGCGTCCCGTTCGTGAAACACCGGGGGATCACGCACACCGTCTGGTTCGCGCTGCTCGTCGGAGCCGCGTTCGGGACCGTCGGACTGGCGCTCGGTGTCCGGAACGACGCCGCGACCGCCCTTCTGTTCGGCGGCGTCGGGTTCCTGTTCGGCGCGGGGACGATCGTCTCGCACCTCCTCGCCGACGCGCTCACGCCGATGGGGGTCCGGCCGTACGCGCCCGTCCGGGACGACGAGTACACCCTCGACCTGTTCGCGGCCGCGAACCCGGTCGCCAACTACGCGCTTCTCGGGCTGGGCGGCGTCGCCGCCGCGGTCGCACTCGTCGCCGGCGAAGCGGTTTCGGTGTGA
- a CDS encoding IS6 family transposase, producing MPENDRLSGCLDEINLEFVEREATPQLLMKLSIQLHLAGLSLSNTVSFLEVFGVDRVRSTVHNWVHKADLQPETGRRPNHVAVDETVIQLDDEQYWLYAAVDPESNDLLHTKVESTRNNALADRFFAELRKKHDVDDAIFLVDGAAPLQRACRKHDLDFRYERHGKRNSVEHVFREVKRRTTSFSNCFSNAEAETANEWIRSFAFAWNQLI from the coding sequence ATGCCCGAAAACGACCGCCTCAGCGGCTGTTTAGACGAGATCAACTTAGAGTTTGTGGAGCGAGAAGCAACACCGCAGCTGTTGATGAAGCTCAGTATTCAGCTTCACTTGGCTGGATTATCGCTTTCGAATACTGTTTCTTTTCTTGAGGTATTCGGTGTTGATCGAGTTCGATCGACCGTTCATAACTGGGTTCACAAAGCCGATCTACAGCCAGAAACTGGTCGGAGGCCGAATCACGTCGCGGTTGATGAGACTGTGATTCAGCTTGACGATGAACAATATTGGCTGTACGCTGCTGTCGATCCCGAATCAAACGATCTGTTACATACAAAGGTTGAATCGACGAGAAACAATGCTCTCGCAGATCGGTTTTTCGCGGAACTCCGCAAAAAACACGATGTAGATGACGCGATCTTTCTCGTTGATGGCGCGGCTCCACTTCAGCGAGCCTGTCGCAAACACGACCTCGATTTTAGATACGAACGACACGGAAAGCGGAACAGTGTCGAACATGTCTTTCGTGAGGTAAAACGCAGAACTACTAGTTTCTCAAACTGTTTTAGCAACGCCGAAGCAGAAACAGCAAACGAGTGGATCAGATCGTTCGCTTTCGCATGGAATCAGCTTATCTGA
- the mutL gene encoding DNA mismatch repair endonuclease MutL: MTERDAGGSTGDEGERGDRGRVRRLDRETIDRIAAGEVVTRPARVVSELVDNALDAGASRVEIAVDGDGTDRIRVADDGRGMTRADAARAVERHATSKLAPDGDPVGVDSLGFRGEALAAVAEAARLELVTSPGDGIGTRVVVDGTAGSGEPDGSDVTVEPAGRARGTTVVVADLFATRPARRESLAGANAEFARISSLVADYALANPSIAFALDHDGSTTLTTPGTDRTDALLGVYDRDTASRSTTLSASVDVGPDSDAGVSGALAYPSITRATRDHVRVSVNGRPVRNDRLAAAVREGYGRLLPDGREPVAAVDVSIPPGRVDPNVHPAKREVGLRDADAVADAVSSVVADALTGADLRRSADVATDLGSALDPVGDEDGSRAGAFADAEPIGAFRDLYVLVESGDGLLVIDGHAAHERVNYERLARAFDGEPMPTAALDPPATVSLSTDEAAAARAHADDLAALGFETEAFGGGTRRLRTVPAPFGRTADADAFRDALAAFSGSDGGRGGRGASRDARDALLADLACHPSLKRGDFGDLDDADLRALLDRLGECDRPYACPHGRPTVLSVDAETFAAGFGRDR, encoded by the coding sequence ATGACTGAGCGAGACGCCGGCGGATCGACCGGAGACGAGGGAGAGCGGGGCGACCGCGGCCGCGTCCGTCGGCTCGACCGGGAGACGATCGACCGGATCGCGGCCGGCGAGGTGGTGACGCGGCCGGCGCGGGTCGTCTCCGAACTCGTCGACAACGCGCTCGACGCGGGCGCTTCTCGGGTCGAGATCGCCGTCGACGGCGACGGCACGGACCGGATCCGCGTCGCTGACGACGGCCGGGGGATGACGCGGGCGGACGCGGCCCGCGCCGTCGAGCGCCACGCGACGAGCAAGTTAGCGCCCGACGGCGACCCGGTCGGGGTCGACTCGCTCGGCTTCCGCGGCGAGGCGCTCGCGGCGGTCGCCGAGGCGGCCCGGCTCGAACTCGTGACGAGTCCGGGCGACGGGATCGGCACGCGGGTCGTCGTCGACGGGACCGCAGGGAGCGGGGAGCCGGACGGTTCGGACGTCACGGTCGAGCCGGCGGGCCGCGCCCGGGGAACCACCGTCGTCGTCGCGGACCTGTTCGCGACGCGGCCGGCCCGCCGGGAGTCGCTCGCGGGCGCGAACGCGGAGTTCGCGCGGATCTCCTCGCTCGTCGCGGACTACGCGCTGGCGAACCCCTCCATCGCGTTCGCGCTTGACCACGACGGGTCGACGACGCTGACGACGCCCGGGACCGACCGGACCGACGCCCTGCTCGGCGTGTACGACCGCGACACCGCGAGCCGGTCGACGACCCTCTCCGCGAGCGTCGACGTGGGGCCGGACTCCGACGCCGGCGTCTCTGGCGCGCTGGCGTACCCGTCGATCACCCGGGCCACTCGCGACCACGTCCGCGTCTCCGTGAACGGGCGGCCGGTCCGGAACGACCGGCTCGCCGCCGCGGTCCGGGAGGGGTACGGCCGCCTCCTCCCCGACGGGCGCGAGCCGGTCGCGGCGGTCGACGTGTCGATCCCGCCCGGTCGGGTCGACCCGAACGTCCACCCGGCGAAGCGGGAGGTTGGACTCCGCGACGCCGACGCGGTCGCGGACGCCGTGTCGTCGGTCGTCGCGGACGCGCTCACCGGCGCGGACCTCCGACGCTCCGCGGACGTGGCCACCGACCTCGGATCCGCCCTCGACCCGGTCGGCGACGAGGACGGCTCCCGCGCCGGGGCGTTCGCGGACGCCGAGCCGATCGGCGCGTTCCGCGACCTGTACGTCCTCGTCGAGTCCGGCGACGGCCTGCTCGTGATCGACGGACACGCCGCCCACGAGCGCGTAAACTACGAGCGGCTCGCCCGCGCGTTCGACGGCGAGCCGATGCCGACCGCCGCGCTCGACCCGCCCGCGACCGTCTCGCTGTCGACCGACGAGGCGGCGGCCGCGCGGGCGCACGCCGACGACCTCGCCGCGCTCGGCTTCGAGACCGAGGCGTTCGGCGGCGGGACCCGACGGCTGCGGACGGTTCCCGCGCCGTTCGGTCGGACCGCGGACGCGGACGCCTTCCGCGACGCGCTCGCGGCGTTCTCGGGGTCGGACGGCGGCCGGGGCGGCCGGGGGGCGTCGAGAGACGCCCGGGACGCCCTGCTCGCGGACTTGGCGTGTCACCCCTCGCTGAAGCGGGGCGACTTCGGCGACCTCGACGACGCCGACCTCCGGGCCCTCCTCGACCGGCTCGGGGAGTGCGACCGCCCGTACGCCTGCCCGCACGGTCGCCCCACCGTCCTCTCCGTCGACGCGGAGACGTTCGCGGCGGGGTTCGGACGGGACCGGTGA